Proteins from a single region of Leuconostoc gasicomitatum LMG 18811:
- a CDS encoding OFA family MFS transporter: MENKWVRAALPALLIHGSIGTVYAWSVFKQAIADDIGTTVPNIEWAFSIAILFLGLSAAALGHFVERDIKKSALLSTLFFVVGMIGTGISIHQKSLLGIYFFYGVIMGIGLGIGYLTPVKNLMLWFKDNKGLGTGLAVAGFGLAKMIFSPIMISLQLNVGLWQMFVILGGVFAIMMLIGVILIKKPADWQEKPLENKFKPLKLIKTPNFIGIWLMFYLNITAGLAIISQEKDILMGLKTNSGSAIFSVAAITIIVSVDAFFNAAGRVGFASFSDRLKDRNTIYRVIFIMSLIMALSAYLLPDQATLMPIVIVSTFFLINAGYGGGFSALPPLLADRFGMHAISKIHGMTLTAWAAAGLSGNQLASFIVHGLGMDYKMVFIVIAVLYAIAFIISMTLVDSKQTLVE, encoded by the coding sequence GTGGAAAATAAATGGGTGCGGGCAGCATTACCAGCTTTACTTATTCATGGTAGCATTGGGACAGTTTATGCATGGAGTGTCTTTAAACAAGCTATTGCAGACGATATTGGCACGACTGTGCCGAATATTGAATGGGCGTTTTCAATTGCCATTTTATTTTTAGGATTGTCAGCAGCGGCTTTAGGGCATTTTGTAGAACGTGACATTAAAAAATCTGCGTTATTATCAACGCTGTTTTTTGTGGTTGGTATGATTGGAACAGGCATAAGCATTCATCAAAAATCATTACTTGGTATTTATTTTTTTTATGGTGTTATTATGGGTATCGGCTTAGGAATCGGCTATTTAACGCCAGTCAAAAATTTAATGCTCTGGTTTAAAGACAATAAAGGGCTTGGAACAGGATTAGCTGTAGCTGGGTTTGGCTTAGCCAAAATGATTTTCTCTCCCATTATGATCAGTTTGCAACTAAATGTTGGTTTATGGCAAATGTTTGTTATTTTAGGGGGTGTTTTTGCCATAATGATGTTGATTGGGGTAATTTTAATAAAAAAACCAGCTGATTGGCAAGAAAAACCGCTTGAGAATAAATTCAAGCCGCTAAAATTGATAAAAACGCCTAATTTTATTGGTATTTGGTTGATGTTTTACCTTAACATTACGGCAGGATTAGCTATTATTTCGCAAGAAAAAGATATTTTAATGGGACTCAAAACAAATAGTGGATCGGCTATATTTTCAGTTGCCGCGATAACGATAATTGTAAGTGTTGATGCTTTTTTCAACGCTGCTGGTCGTGTGGGATTTGCTAGCTTTTCAGACCGTTTAAAAGATCGTAACACAATTTATCGTGTTATTTTTATCATGTCTCTCATCATGGCATTAAGTGCTTATTTGTTACCTGATCAAGCTACTTTGATGCCAATTGTCATTGTTTCCACATTTTTTTTAATCAATGCTGGATATGGTGGCGGATTTTCTGCACTACCGCCGTTGTTAGCAGATAGGTTTGGTATGCATGCAATTTCAAAAATTCATGGGATGACGCTGACAGCTTGGGCAGCGGCCGGACTATCGGGAAACCAATTGGCTAGTTTTATAGTTCATGGTTTGGGTATGGACTATAAAATGGTATTTATTGTCATTGCTGTACTATATGCAATTGCTTTCATCATTTCAATGACGCTTGTAGATTCAAAACAAACATTAGTTGAATAA
- a CDS encoding alpha/beta hydrolase, translating to MALLQVNYYSQTLGMDRVMNVILPELSDHNPSWTAADLQDIPVLYLLHGMSGDQAVWTRRTSIERLVRQTPIAIVMPSTDLAWYTNTQYGMNYFDALVDELPKKIATLFPQISKKRDKNFIAGLSMGGYGAFKMAFSNQQFSYAASLSGALIGDPNFPGRDAWQNDAYWQGIFGNLTKFPGSENDIVKLAQQQSFRKQPLPKLYAWIGEQDFLFENNQQTISQIKALGYDVTFETSPGEHDWYYWDKKIERILEWLPINYKKEKRLS from the coding sequence ATGGCACTTTTACAGGTAAATTACTATTCGCAAACTTTGGGTATGGATCGTGTGATGAATGTTATTCTACCAGAACTATCTGATCATAATCCAAGTTGGACGGCTGCTGATTTGCAAGATATACCGGTTTTGTATCTATTGCATGGTATGTCAGGAGATCAAGCAGTATGGACGCGCCGAACAAGTATTGAACGTTTAGTGCGACAGACACCAATAGCAATTGTAATGCCGTCAACTGATTTAGCTTGGTATACCAATACACAATATGGGATGAACTATTTTGACGCTTTAGTTGATGAATTACCCAAAAAAATAGCGACACTTTTTCCACAAATTTCAAAAAAACGTGACAAAAATTTTATTGCTGGTCTTTCTATGGGAGGGTACGGTGCATTTAAAATGGCTTTTAGTAATCAACAATTTAGTTATGCCGCGTCTTTGTCTGGTGCGTTAATAGGAGATCCGAACTTTCCAGGTCGAGATGCATGGCAAAACGATGCCTATTGGCAAGGCATATTTGGAAACCTAACAAAATTTCCGGGGTCAGAAAACGATATTGTTAAATTAGCACAACAGCAATCATTTAGAAAACAACCATTACCAAAACTTTATGCATGGATTGGTGAACAAGATTTTTTGTTTGAAAATAATCAACAAACAATATCACAAATCAAAGCATTAGGATATGATGTGACTTTTGAAACCAGTCCAGGTGAACATGATTGGTATTATTGGGATAAAAAAATTGAACGGATTCTTGAATGGTTACCAATTAATTACAAAAAAGAAAAAAGATTATCTTAA
- a CDS encoding formate--tetrahydrofolate ligase produces the protein MQTDIEIAQAADVKPITEIATIAGLKAHEIEPYGYDKAKIKLDPTVKRDKTLGKLILVTSINPTPAGEGKSTVTVGLADALQMAGKKTMIALREPSLGPVMGMKGGATGGGYAQVIPMADINLHFTGDFHALTSAHDTLAAILDNSMQQGNPLNIDPRRILWKRVLDINDRALRHINIGMGGPTSGVPREDGFDITVASELMAILTLSTDLMDLKSRIARIVVGYTYTKKPVTVNDLGVAGALTVLLKDAIKPNLVQTLAHTPAIIHGGPFANIAQGTNSILATKTALQLADYAVTEAGFGADLGGEKFLDVKVPLLGKTPDTIVIVATVRALKHHGNVALKDLNIENVDALKMGLKNLGQHLTAMGRYGIPVIVAINRFTDDTEVELQVVKTYVEQFGASAYTTEVWAKGGVGAKTLAAAVIEKSAQESDFTPLYQSSDDATNKLNSIVQVIYGGQGVELSQVAQRQLLEFKQLGWDKLPIIMAKTQYSLSDDAKQLGAPKKFVIHIREFVPKLGAGFLVAMTGSILTMPGLPKHPAALDIDIDKNGIITGLF, from the coding sequence ATGCAAACAGACATTGAAATTGCTCAAGCGGCCGATGTTAAGCCAATTACAGAAATTGCCACGATTGCGGGATTAAAGGCGCATGAAATTGAACCATATGGTTATGACAAAGCAAAAATCAAGTTAGATCCAACGGTTAAAAGAGATAAGACACTTGGTAAATTAATTCTTGTCACATCAATTAACCCAACACCGGCTGGTGAAGGAAAATCAACAGTAACTGTTGGTTTAGCTGATGCTTTACAGATGGCTGGTAAAAAAACTATGATTGCCTTACGTGAACCATCTCTTGGACCTGTTATGGGAATGAAAGGTGGTGCTACCGGTGGTGGGTACGCACAAGTAATACCAATGGCGGATATTAATTTACACTTTACGGGTGATTTTCATGCGTTGACATCAGCACATGATACATTGGCTGCTATTTTGGATAATAGTATGCAACAAGGTAATCCACTCAACATTGATCCGCGTCGTATTTTGTGGAAACGTGTGTTGGATATCAATGATCGTGCTTTACGCCATATCAATATTGGTATGGGTGGACCAACTTCTGGTGTGCCACGTGAAGATGGTTTTGATATTACGGTAGCCTCAGAACTGATGGCTATTCTAACACTATCAACTGATTTGATGGATTTGAAATCTCGAATTGCGCGTATTGTTGTTGGTTATACATATACAAAAAAACCAGTAACAGTTAATGATTTAGGGGTTGCTGGGGCTTTGACAGTGCTGTTAAAGGATGCAATCAAGCCTAATCTTGTACAAACATTGGCACATACACCAGCAATTATTCATGGTGGGCCTTTTGCCAACATTGCACAAGGCACTAATTCAATTTTAGCAACTAAAACTGCTTTGCAGTTAGCAGATTATGCGGTAACAGAGGCTGGTTTTGGTGCTGATTTAGGGGGCGAAAAGTTTCTAGACGTCAAGGTGCCGCTGCTGGGTAAAACACCAGATACAATTGTCATTGTCGCAACAGTTAGGGCTTTGAAGCATCACGGAAATGTGGCACTGAAAGATTTGAATATTGAGAATGTTGACGCTTTAAAAATGGGATTAAAAAATTTAGGGCAACATTTAACTGCAATGGGTCGTTATGGGATACCAGTTATTGTTGCGATTAACCGCTTTACTGATGACACAGAAGTTGAGTTACAGGTTGTTAAAACCTATGTTGAACAATTTGGAGCATCGGCTTATACAACAGAAGTTTGGGCAAAGGGCGGTGTTGGCGCTAAAACACTGGCAGCAGCAGTGATTGAAAAAAGCGCGCAAGAGTCTGATTTTACACCACTTTACCAATCGTCAGATGATGCTACTAACAAACTTAATAGCATTGTTCAAGTAATTTACGGTGGTCAAGGGGTTGAACTATCTCAAGTAGCACAAAGACAATTATTAGAATTTAAGCAACTTGGTTGGGATAAATTACCGATTATTATGGCTAAAACACAATATTCATTGTCAGATGATGCCAAACAGCTGGGCGCGCCTAAAAAATTTGTGATTCATATTCGTGAGTTCGTGCCTAAACTTGGCGCAGGATTTTTAGTAGCCATGACAGGATCAATTTTAACAATGCCTGGTTTACCAAAACATCCAGCAGCTTTGGATATTGATATTGATAAGAATGGCATCATTACTGGCCTTTTTTAA
- the purD gene encoding phosphoribosylamine--glycine ligase — translation MKKVLIIGSGAREHALAQTFLRSEQVTTVIVAPGNDGMTDAGLECVTISATNLLGLRDLAISESVDLTFVGNEEPLTLGIVDIFEAAELPIFGPSKVAAQLEGSKSFTKNLLQKYAIPTAKSVTVETLEHATEILQAFGLPIVFKLDGLALGKGVTILTDPIVASTYLTDLYTKDPATKLVIEEYLEGVEFSIFSLVGKNGIVTHAPLAQDHKRRFDQNRGPNTGGMGAYSPVRWISDDIKNRAITELVEPAISALTKEGTPFAGVLYTGVMLTQEGPKVIEFNVRFGDPEAQVVLPQYSGDFYDLISQLMIGQTPTVRWQNTDVYVGVVLVAAGYPQAPVKGAVVPTVDAVTPLIINFAGVKNGVANGGRVATVVAHDISATLAQKSVYNKINLLDTSLEYRHDIAYQAVNHEEN, via the coding sequence ATGAAAAAAGTATTAATTATCGGTTCTGGGGCACGTGAACACGCTTTGGCACAAACATTTTTGCGTAGTGAACAAGTGACAACAGTGATTGTTGCACCAGGAAATGATGGGATGACCGATGCAGGATTAGAGTGTGTGACAATTTCAGCAACGAATTTATTAGGTCTTCGTGATTTAGCTATATCTGAATCTGTTGATTTAACGTTTGTTGGTAACGAGGAGCCGCTGACATTAGGAATTGTTGATATATTTGAGGCTGCTGAGTTACCTATTTTTGGTCCATCCAAGGTGGCGGCACAGTTAGAGGGATCAAAGTCTTTTACCAAAAATTTGTTGCAAAAGTACGCAATTCCAACTGCAAAATCGGTGACTGTGGAAACACTAGAACATGCAACGGAGATATTACAGGCGTTCGGACTACCAATTGTATTCAAACTTGATGGTTTAGCTCTTGGAAAGGGGGTCACTATTTTAACTGATCCTATAGTGGCAAGCACGTATTTGACGGATTTATATACGAAAGATCCTGCGACAAAATTAGTTATTGAGGAATACCTAGAAGGGGTTGAATTTTCTATATTTTCTCTTGTTGGGAAAAATGGGATAGTGACACATGCACCGCTAGCACAAGATCACAAGCGCCGTTTTGATCAGAATAGAGGGCCAAATACTGGTGGAATGGGTGCCTATAGCCCTGTTCGATGGATTAGTGATGACATTAAAAATCGCGCGATTACCGAACTTGTAGAACCGGCAATTAGTGCTTTGACAAAAGAAGGAACGCCCTTTGCTGGTGTGTTGTACACTGGTGTCATGCTAACACAAGAGGGTCCAAAAGTAATTGAATTTAACGTTCGGTTTGGTGATCCAGAAGCACAGGTGGTTTTGCCGCAATACTCAGGTGATTTTTATGACTTAATCAGTCAATTAATGATTGGTCAAACGCCGACAGTACGCTGGCAAAACACTGATGTTTATGTCGGTGTTGTTTTAGTCGCAGCAGGTTATCCGCAAGCACCCGTTAAAGGTGCAGTCGTACCAACAGTAGATGCTGTAACACCTTTAATTATCAATTTTGCTGGTGTCAAAAATGGTGTTGCAAATGGCGGACGTGTGGCAACAGTTGTTGCCCATGATATCAGTGCAACTTTGGCACAAAAAAGTGTGTACAATAAAATAAATCTCTTAGATACAAGCCTAGAATATCGACATGACATAGCTTATCAAGCGGTTAATCATGAAGAAAATTAA
- a CDS encoding 8-oxo-dGTP diphosphatase: protein MTRTSPIELTNMIMIENSKTHEILVENRKNPNWPGVTFPGGHIESGETVVASAIREAYEETGLTIENPQLVGIKEWPLTDGARYIVMLFKATQYHGTLQSGQEGDIFWTTRDELRHMDTPRTFLDMLPVFDELEINELALSDIYQGERTMTFL, encoded by the coding sequence ATGACACGGACATCGCCAATTGAATTGACTAATATGATTATGATTGAAAATTCAAAAACACATGAAATCCTAGTTGAAAATCGCAAAAATCCAAATTGGCCGGGCGTGACCTTTCCAGGTGGGCACATTGAATCTGGTGAAACAGTTGTGGCTAGTGCCATTCGTGAAGCGTATGAGGAAACTGGATTAACGATTGAAAATCCGCAACTAGTTGGTATCAAAGAATGGCCATTGACTGATGGTGCACGCTATATTGTGATGTTGTTTAAGGCAACACAATACCACGGTACACTTCAATCAGGACAGGAAGGTGACATATTTTGGACGACACGTGATGAGTTGCGCCATATGGACACACCACGAACTTTTTTAGACATGTTACCAGTGTTTGATGAACTAGAAATTAATGAGCTTGCACTAAGTGATATATATCAGGGTGAACGAACGATGACTTTTTTGTAA